The segment CTGCATCAACTCGGGGAAGTGCGGGGGGCCGCACATTGCGCGACGTGTGTGGCGGATCCCTCAGTCGCTGCGGAGTATGGCGGATCGGCAGGTAGAACGTGGCCGCTTCCATCGGGATGACATCATGCGCGGCTCGCGAGACTCCAGAGAGGCGACACCCCGCACCTGCCGAAGCGCAACCGAATTCTCCTCTCCCCGCATGCGCAGCGTGCGGGGAGGGCCGGGGGAGGGGCCACCCCGCGGAATGCGCCGCAACTCCCGCGACGGTCCGAGTCCGCGAGCGATGCCAGCGTTGTCGCAAACGCCTGACGGCGGTATTCTTCAGTCCCGCGACAACGCCCTCGATCAGCCCCGCGCTACGCCCCTTCTCGCAATCGGCCATAAGCACTTGCGGGGCTGAAACTTCCCCCGCCGCGCCGCGTAATCACCGCTCTACCCGGGCGTGGTTCGGCCTGACCGGGACGACCCGAACCGACCATGGACTTCTACACCTTCGCCGCCGGGCTCGGATTCGCGGGACTGCTCATCATGGCGCTGAGCGGGCTCACGCACGGCCACGGCGGCAGCCATCACGACACCGGCGGCACCCACGGCGGACACGCGGGGCACGGGGGACACGTTGGACACGCGGGGCACGGGCCCACATCCCACGAGTTCGCCCACCATACTCCGATCGCCCACCACGCGACACACGCGCACGGCCACGGGGCGCACCACGCGCACGGCCACGGTGCTCACCACGGCGCCGGTGACGCGGGCCGCGGCTCGGTTTCCGGCGTCCTCATGGGCCTGCTCTCGCCGCGCGTCATCTTTACGGTGCTCTGTGCGCTCGGGGCCACCGGAATCGCGCTGGAGCCCTACCTGGACGGCGGGGTTCGTTTCGCGGCCGCGCTGGGCCTGGGGCTCGCGTTCGAACGGCTGCTCGCCGCCCCCTTCTTTGCCTTTCTCTTCCGCTTTGCTTCCGCGCCGGCGCTCACCCTGGAAAGCGCCGTGATGGACACGGCTCGCGCGGTCAGCGGATTCGACGCGCGGGGCCAGGGGCTCATCGCGCTGGAGCTGGACGGCCAGGTCGTACAGCTGCTCGGAACGTTGAAGGCCGAGGAGCGCGCGGGGGGCGTGCGCGTCCGCGCGGGCGACACGCTCCTCATCGAAGAAGTAGACGGCCAGCGGCAGCGCTGCGTCGTTTCCCGGCTGGGCGCCCGGTAACTCCATGAACCGCCCGAATCCACCCCTTTTCACCTCTCCCTTCCTTCCGGCAAGGCAGAAATGAATCTCCATCCGATGGTCCTTGGCGGCCTGATCCTGCTGGCCGTCTTTCTCCTCTTCCCGCTGATCGTTTCCAGCTTCCTGCGGAACGTCGAGGCGGGCACCATCCGCATGGTCAGCTGGCTGAACGGCAGGACCGTGATCTATCGCGGGCCGGGAAAGAGCTGGGAAATTCCCCTGCTGACCACGGGCACCACGCTTTCCAGCAAGGCCATCAACGTCGACCTGGACATCACCGACCAGACGGCGGACCTGGGGCCCGACGGCATCCCGCAGCCCATCAAGGTGCGCGTGCTCGCGAGCGCCATCGTGTCGGTGGGCGACAGCGACGCCATGATCAAGACGGCGGCCAACCGCTTCTTTTCCAAGCCGGTCGACGAGCAGCAGAACATCCTCATCGACCTGCTCTCTTCGTCGGGACGCCGCGCCATCAACCTGCTGACCCACGACCAGCTGTTCTCGGCCAAGACCGCCGGAAAGCCGGGCGTGGCCCAGCCCGCTACGCCCGCCGTGCTGAACGAGGCGGACGACGACGACGACCCGCTGGCCGTGATCATCCGCAAGGCGTGCTCGCGCGAGCTCACCGACCTGGGGCTCAGCTTCAACTCCCTGAACATCAAGGTGGTGCAGAGCGACGTAGCCGAGGCGCGCCGCAAGCAGTCCGCCGCCGAGGCGCAGGCCAACGCCGAGATCGTGGCCGCCGAGCAGACGCGGCGCGCACAGCAGGCCAAGATCGCGGCCGAGCGGCAGATTTCCGACAACCAGCGCGAGCTGGAGGAAACGCGCGCATCCAACGCCGCCCGCGTGGCCGAGGCCGAGATCCGCAAGCTGCAGGCACAGGAAGTGGCCGAGCAGACCCGCCGCCAGGCCGTGGCGGAGGCGGCCGCGAGCGCGGACATCGTCGCCGCGCAGCAGGACCAGCGCGCGCGTGAGGCCCGTCTGGCGGCGGAGCGCGCCATCAGCGACAGCCAGCGCGAGCTGGACCAGACCCGCGCCGCCAACGCGGCCCTCGTGGCCGAGGCCGAGGCACGGCGCCAGACGGCGCTCGGCATTCAGCGGCACGCGGAGCTCGAGGCGACCCAGCTGGCCCAGGCCCGCGCCGACGCCGAGCGCGTGCAGCTGGAGGCCCAGGCGCAGGCGAACGCCGAGGCCGTGCGCATCCGTACCGTCGCCGCGGCGAACGCCGAAGGGATCGCGCAGGTGAACGAGGCCATCCGGCAGGGGGGCGACGCCTACCTGCGCTTCCGCCAGGTGGAGATGCTGCCGGAGCTGGCGCCCGCCATCGCCGAGGCGCTGTCCAAGGCGCGGCTGGTGACCATCGCGGGTGGAGGCGAGGGTGCCCCCGGCGTCGCCGCCAACGGCATCACGCAGGTGATCCAGACGGTGCTCGCCGCGCAGCTCGTCGGCGGACCGAACGGCGTGCTGGCGGCCGAGCCCGTCGCGTCCGGCAACGGGTACGGGCGCACTCCGGCAACCGTGGTTTCCTGATCGTGGCGGCGGGCGTGCGAGTCGTTCGGCGGACGTGACACGCCGGAGCATCCGCCTGTAGAAAAGGGCGAAGGAGGAACTTCCTCCTTCGCCCTTTCCCTATCTTGGCCCCGCACTCAGCCGAACAGGTCCAGCACGGGGCCGTCCGTCGCCTTCTTTCCCCGTTTCTTTGCCGTCGGACCGTCTGCGTCCGCTTCTGGTTCCGGGTCGGGTACGGGAGCCTCGGCGGCTTTCTTCGCCCGCCGCGGCTTGGGTGCGCTCGCCTCGGCCGGTGGCGGCGTCGGTTCGGGCGTGGGTGCGGGCTTGGGCTCTGGCTCCGGCGTGGACGCACGCGCGGGCTTTCTCGCACGCTTCGCCGCGGGCGCCGGCGTTGGCGCGGGTGCCGGTTCGGGCGCACGAGGCTCTTCGACGGCGGCCGGCGCGGCAGCGGCTGGCTCGCCACGCGGTCCACGAGCGCGGCGGGGGCGCCGGGGCTCGACGATCGGATCTTCGATGATCATCTCGTCGGCAGCCACCGCGGGCTCTCCGCCGTCCACGAACAGCTCGGCCTCGCTCCCCGTCTCCGCCGCAGCCTCCTCAGCGGGTGTGTCGCTCGGCGCGTTCGGGAGATCCACATCCGCCGAGGGCCCGTCCACCGTCGAGGGTGCGGCATCGTCGGACAACGCGCTGTCTTCATCCAGCAACGTATCGACCTGCGGATCGTCGTTCTTCGATGCAGCGGCATCGCCCAGGTCCGCGGTGACGGCGGGATCGGCGGCATCGAGCGCAACGATCTCCGGTAAACCTGAGCCGCCATCGGATGGACCGCCGCCGTTCGTGTCGGAATCGGGCGGGAGGTCCGCGCCGCCATCGGGCGGGGTAGCGGTGTCACGCTCGGCAAGCGGCGTCACGAGGATGATGCGCTCCGACTTCGCCAGCTCCAGCACCGGCTCCGGCGCGGCCTCGCGGGGCAGGGCGGGGATGCCGTCGCGACGGATGCGCCGCCCCTCGCCCGAGGCCAGCAGCGCGTTCAGGTCGCCCTGCAGCGGCAGCACGGCGACCAACTCGCCGAACTCCTTCGTCGTGGGAGACAGCACGCAGCCCTTGCCGTCGCGCTTCTGCAGCGGAAGATCATCCGCCAGGAAGCGCTTCCCCTGGCCGCGGGCGGTCACCGCGCACAGCTCGGCATCCGGCTTCACGGCCACCATTCCCGCCAGCGTCTCGCGCGCGTCCAGCTTCATCCCGCGGACGCCCTGGGTGGCGCGCCCCACCAGCGGTACGTCGGCCTCGGCGAAGCGGATGGCGCGGCCGCCGGAGCCGGCGAGCACCACCTCCATCTCCCCGTCCGTCACCGCCACGAACTTCAGCCGGTCGCCCTGCCGCAGGGTGATCGCCTCCACCCCGCCGGAGCGGATGCGGCCGAACTGGTCCAGCGACGTGCGCTTGACCGTTCCGCCGGCCGTGGCGAACAGCGCCGCCCGCTCGGCGGAGAACTCCTTCACCCGCTGCACCGAGGCGATCTCCACGCCCTTCCCCAGCTCCAGCAGCTGGTGAAGCCGCTTGCCGCGCGCGCGCAGCTCGGGATCGGGAAGGTCGCGCACGTCCAGCGCGTACGCCCGCCCATCCGTGGAAAAGACGAGAAGCGTGTCTTCGGTGCTGGCGACCAGCACCCGCTCCAGGTAGTCGGACTCGTACTCGGAGCCGATCAGCGCCCGCCCCGTGCTCGCCGCGCGCTGGTACACGGGCATGGGAATCTGCTTGACGAACCCCTCGCGGGTGACGGTGACCACCACCTCTTCGGCGGCC is part of the Longimicrobium sp. genome and harbors:
- the gyrA gene encoding DNA gyrase subunit A, producing the protein MAILTPTQRDRVVPRLIEQEMRESFIDYSMSVIVQRALPDVRDGLKPVHRRILYAMHEAGLTPTRPYKKAATVVGDVLGKYHPHGDASVYDALVRMVQDFSLRYPLIDGQGNFGSIDGDAAAAYRYTEARLSPIAGELLADIDRDTVDFAPNYDDRLTEPRVLPSRVPNLLVNGSSGIAVGMSTNIPPHNIGEVVRAAVHLLDHPECDVDDLMRHLPGPDFPTGGLIVGVQGIRDAYAKGRGRVVMRARVYKESRRSGKEQLVVTEIPYGTNKSRILEQIAELARGGKLADISDLRDESDRDGIRIVIELKRGADGAKILAGLYKWTALQTTFGVIALALDKGVPREFTLKEMLERFRDHRVQVVVRRSRWELDKARDEAHVLEGLIAALKRIDEVIAIIRGSRNRETAARKLETALKLSERQSEAILNMRLSRLTQLESRELRERLAELATRIRELEALLASPEQQIAVIRAELEEMAVTYGDARRTTIFESEKTVTLQDMLAAEEVVVTVTREGFVKQIPMPVYQRAASTGRALIGSEYESDYLERVLVASTEDTLLVFSTDGRAYALDVRDLPDPELRARGKRLHQLLELGKGVEIASVQRVKEFSAERAALFATAGGTVKRTSLDQFGRIRSGGVEAITLRQGDRLKFVAVTDGEMEVVLAGSGGRAIRFAEADVPLVGRATQGVRGMKLDARETLAGMVAVKPDAELCAVTARGQGKRFLADDLPLQKRDGKGCVLSPTTKEFGELVAVLPLQGDLNALLASGEGRRIRRDGIPALPREAAPEPVLELAKSERIILVTPLAERDTATPPDGGADLPPDSDTNGGGPSDGGSGLPEIVALDAADPAVTADLGDAAASKNDDPQVDTLLDEDSALSDDAAPSTVDGPSADVDLPNAPSDTPAEEAAAETGSEAELFVDGGEPAVAADEMIIEDPIVEPRRPRRARGPRGEPAAAAPAAVEEPRAPEPAPAPTPAPAAKRARKPARASTPEPEPKPAPTPEPTPPPAEASAPKPRRAKKAAEAPVPDPEPEADADGPTAKKRGKKATDGPVLDLFG